From a single Prionailurus bengalensis isolate Pbe53 chromosome A1, Fcat_Pben_1.1_paternal_pri, whole genome shotgun sequence genomic region:
- the CARD6 gene encoding LOW QUALITY PROTEIN: caspase recruitment domain-containing protein 6 (The sequence of the model RefSeq protein was modified relative to this genomic sequence to represent the inferred CDS: inserted 1 base in 1 codon), whose product MAARSVPSEIIEKERKKLLEILQHDPDSVLDSLTSRGLISEEEYETLENVTDPLKKSRKLLILVQKRGEVSCQHFLKCLLSTFPESATVGGLQNEFLKHKNIEPLQAIGISKNSEDVFSSGEKQPENPEITVSFKEKEHLDMGISECFRDTKTTYKEAAWSSRENEEEYNTPKGILPPLVENVKYEIPATIEYLQDGQRYEEPDDSLYLGKEEYFESVGHSEDGETSVEEEDYNDSEHGVYDGEEGAAYSETTQFSDEKQSYEDSETGMSFAAEEEKRMEERKKVFKDVLSCLNMDRSRKLLPDVVKQFSLDRGCMWTPETPGDLAWNFLMKVQALDVTARDTILRHKLPGEGNKEELLTGVENLEIRDIQTINPFDVLCASMLCSDSSLQREVMSNMYQCRFALPLLLPDAENNKSILMLGAMKGIVKKWSAQSSGGPPGDTEKCLTLMKMPVISFVRLGYCSFSKSRILNTLLVSDQLKSHKIFLHQDFTGPVFPRQISDGLVEIMWHFPDSDGLMENPSVFQKPVALANLRGDLESFWTQFGFLVEVSSAVFFFTDYLGEKEWDLLMFLGEAATERFYFVLSPQAQESEETQLFQTTLKLKPSQLLFWKGEAPGERGKNIEGLQAALQEVMSSSLRCVSVEDMGSLARELGIQVDQDFEDVQGIQTPPSENLSGTAKDERQQRPSQSESSCESPAVMPGESGASQNLQNFYLLPGFMPRLENCPLPTRIGGNFSHVSVKAPWVTGSHFWSEQRSKWFHPWPFQKTRAYGRGKSFGFRYFQPXEIFTKFSRTALGHPMSKTIGGLPRPVSQHVHAWSRRPQTTGALERSGVVVSQVGHSHSLGLQPAEAAGKPQPKQGYTHRTQPPRAPGKPMKTTSHIEGFYPQAFQPAGATKKPLRPASHQGAKLKTQDGPLNPAFQRSSSKCLPSSQFKPSQPKPSQVKHSQPVPSQPKPTQTKPTECHPSHTKLCPPKPTQPKPCPSQSSQYKPSQPRATQPKSSKTSPAQAKAYHARAGPKKAGKH is encoded by the exons ATGGCTGCCAGGAGTGTTCCTTCAGAGATCATAGAAAAAGAACGAAAAAAGTTACTTGAAATCCTCCAACACGATCCTGATTCTGTCTTAGATTCGTTAACCTCTCGGGGGCTGATTTCTGAGGAAGAGTATGAGACTCTGGAGAATGTTACAGATCCCCTGAAGAAAAGTCGAAAGCTGTTAATTTTGGTACAGAAAAGGGGAGAGGTGAGCTGTCAGCATTTTCTCAAGTGTTTACTTAGTACTTTTCCAGAGTCAGCTACTGTTGGTGGCTTACAAAACG aatttttaaaacataagaatatAGAACCTCTTCAAGCTATCGGGATAAGCAAGAATTCAGAAGATGTTTTTTCCTCTGGAGAGAAACAGCCCGAGAATCCTGAAATCACAGTGTCcttcaaagagaaagaacaccTGGATATGGGAATTTCTGAGTGCTTCAGGGACACGAAAACTACTTATAAGGAAGCTGCTTGGTCCTCAAGGGAAAATGAGGAGGAATACAACACACCAAAAGGCATATTGCCACCTTTAGTTGAGAACGTTAAATATGAAATTCCAGCAACCATTGAGTATTTACAGGATGGACAGAGATACGAGGAGCCAGATGATTCTTTGTACTTAGGAAAAGAGGAATATTTTGAATCTGTTGGACACTCTGAAGATGGAGAAACCTCTGTGGAAGAAGAGGATTATAATGACTCAGAGCACGGTGTTTATGATGGCGAAGAGGGCGCTGCATATTCAGAGACCACACAGTTCTCTGATGAAAAACAGAGTTATGAGGATTCCGAAACTGGCATGTCATTTGCAgcggaggaggagaaaaggatggAAG aaagaaaaaaggtatttAAAGATGTCCTGTCATGTTTGAACATGGATAGGAGCAGAAAGCTTCTGCCAGATGTTGTTAAACAATTCTCCTTAGATCGAGGATGTATGTGGACACCTGAGACTCCAGGAGACTTAGCCTGGAATTTCCTGATGAAAGTTCAAGCGCTGGATGTCACGGCCAGAGATACAATCCTCAGACACAAGCTTCCGGGTGAGGGTAACAAAGAGGAACTGCTGACTGGAGTAGAGAATTTGGAAATTAGAGACATACAAACCATTAATCCCTTTGATGTTCTTTGTGCATCTATGCTCTGTTCAGACAGCTCGTTGCAACGCGAGGTCATGTCAAACATGTATCAGTGCCGGtttgctcttcccctgctcctgccagatgcagaaaacaacaaaagcatCTTAATGCTGGGGGCCATGAAGGGCATTGTGAAGAAGTGGTCAGCACAATCTTCAGGAGGGCCTCCAGGGGATACAGAAAAGTGCCTGACTCTCATGAAGATGCCTGTCATCTCTTTTGTGCGCCTAGGATACTGTAGCTTCTCCAAGTCCAGAATCCTCAACACACTGCTTGTCTCTGACCAACTAAAATCACACAAAATCTTTCTCCATCAGGATTTTACTGGCCCGGTGTTTCCCCGGCAGATCTCTGACGGCCTGGTAGAGATAATGTGGCATTTTCCTGATAGCGATGGTCTAATGGAAAATCCTAGTGTTTTCCAAAAGCCTGTTGCTCTGGCCAACCTTCGTGGAGATCTAGAAAGTTTTTGGACACAGTTTGGTTTCTTGGTGGaagtttcctcagctgtgtttTTTTTCACTGACTACCTAGGTGAGAAGGAGTGGGACTTGCTAATGTTTTTAGGAGAAGCTGCCACCGAGAGATTCTACTTTGTCCTCAGTCCCCAGGCCCAGGAGAGTGAAGAGACACAGCTTTTCCAGACGACTCTGAAGTTGAAGCCATCACAGCTACTGTTTTGGAAGGGGGAGGcacctggggagagagggaagaatatTGAGGGTCTTCAAGCTGCTCTCCAGGAAGTGATGTCCTCTTCGCTCAGATGTGTGTCTGTGGAGGACATGGGCTCCCTGGCCAGGGAGTTGGGAATCCAGGTAGACCAAGACTTTGAGGATGTTCAGGGGATTCAAACTCCCCCTAGTGAAAATTTGTCTGGAACAGCTAAAGATGAGAGACAACAAAGACCCAGTCAGTCAGAAAGCTCATGTGAAAGCCCAGCTGTGATGCCTGGAGAATCTGGGGCTAGCCAGAATCTCCAGAATTTCTACCTCCTCCCAGGATTCATGCCTCGTCTGGAAAACTGTCCTTTACCAACCAGAATTGGAGGGAACTTTAGCCACGTTTCTGTGAAAGCCCCCTGGGTTACGGGCTCCCACTTTTGGTCAGAGCAGAGGTCTAAGTGGTTCCATCCCTGGCCCTTTCAGAAAACAAGGGCCTATGGTCGAGGTAAAAGTTTTGGGTTTCGGTACTTCCAGC CAGAGATTTTCACGAAATTTTCAAGAACTGCTTTGGGACATCCTATGTCTAAAACAATTGGAGGACTACCAAGACCTGTGTCTCAGCATGTACACGCCTGGTCCAGGAGACCACAGACAACAGGAGCTCTTGAAAGGTCTGGGGTAGTGGTCTCCCAGGTAGGTCACTCCCACTCCCTGGGTCTGCAGCCAGCAGAAGCAGCTGGGAAGCCACAGCCTAAGCAAGGTTACACCCATAGAACACAGCCACCAAGGGCACCTGGGAAACCTATGAAAACAACATCCCATATTGAAGGTTTTTACCCTCAGGCCTTTCAACCAGCAGGAGCCACAAAAAAACCTTTAAGGCCTGCCTCTCATCAAGGAGCCAAACTGAAGACACAGGATGGGCCTTTAAATCCAGCCTTCCAAAGGTCCAGTAGCAAATGTTTACCCAGCTCTCAGTTCAAACCCAGTCAGCCCAAGCCATCCCAGGTCAAACACTCTCAACCTGTGCCCTCTCAACCCAAACCCACTCAAACAAAACCCACTGAGTGCCACCCCTCCCACACTAAGCTTTGTCCACCCAAACCCACTCAGCCCAAACCATGCCCATCCCAGTCCTCCCAGTATAAGCCTTCTCAGCCCAGGGCCACTCAACCCAAGTCATCTAAGACTAGTCCTGCACAGGCTAAGGCATACCATGCAAGAGCAGGGCCCAAGAAGGCTGGGAAACATTAA
- the RPL37 gene encoding 60S ribosomal protein L37, translating to MTKGTSSFGKRRNKTHTLCRRCGSKAYHLQKSTCGKCGYPAKRKRKYNWSAKAKRRNTTGTGRMRHLKIVYRRFRHGFREGTTPKPKRAAVAASSSS from the exons ATG ACGAAGGGGACGTCATCGTTTGGAAAGCGTCGCAATAAGACGCACACGTTGTGCCGCCGCTGTGGCTCGAAGGCCTACCACCTTCAGAAGTCGACCTGTGGCAAATGTGGCTATCCTGCCAAGCGAAAGAGAAAGT ATAACTGGAGTGCCAAGGCTAAAAGAAGAAATACCACTGGGACCGGTCGAATGAGGCACCTAAAAATTGTATACCGCAGATTCAG GCATGGATTCCGTGAAGGAACAACGCCTAAACCCAAGAGGGCAGCTGTTGCAGCATCCAGTTCATCTTAA